The Oreochromis niloticus isolate F11D_XX linkage group LG13, O_niloticus_UMD_NMBU, whole genome shotgun sequence genome has a window encoding:
- the lg13h10orf71 gene encoding cardiac-enriched FHL2-interacting protein isoform X2, whose translation MTSVEKRRSCRKSGGHRRHSDGGSSSGGSFLDENDREVCSLTDRAFRSLCIGDEAVYNDSDLSLSSPCTQRDRQLAFSQSGQDREDGEREELKRAACENFSLKVQQYGQDWSHGRMYGGEIHRDPQWEVYGERTQGRISATFQHSVVETSQKEKSLKEERLNFLSNGATESSSQQRKSNSRVSSLIRAFNSERHRDGVGMDDKIREWKDDTSWDKSALMSIQRELSEFSSYQQNFHSGHFPSSGPFSYGDTNLHSFGSDVAAVSHSSASSFMRSSHNKQSMFTQVSCNSNVFIHSEFSPFKVWRDHNRFPFQQGQISGFMHCSEFAKWYETPMYKEPSQMGQPQGHYTGIRQPRSNLAPMISPALPRSTSTSTVLQNASAVEKRCESELAGHYPHRKRSQSVGTNRLPSHRPSTASPTIEMSRRVRDTISSVKALQQKIKMMTEQNITTEVTENQQTVLYRNENVSLGNNAVTVAPNTIGSNTSATPFNISQLLTPLVHAHQEAVSSDLQHYATSPQPVEHPPVRAESRGATPDIRMSTYKSRATSLLFNLKDNRKRVKSTYSPTKFKAAETPEKNKQPPTHEPRDTVIDIPEFPDSEIQFSQLQESSRTSAAMNQYRSPELSLTMSNSQPVMATTGQYAEYSLSDYQRAQMQAQMVHHSGFTGFLPENYTGNKLANGQNLHEDLASFAPYRQDTVADVGTLGGALYTHKPPYSATETPRLNADNNQSGEYLISKPNIEQPFNETVGRLFTKVEKCEQLKHNKHDYSNVSLQDKWRQTNSQDTEKLSMNATISPWKQETAALMEKTRQESHQDKRVLQTYSGCNEKTDLKDHYFKQDYNKYNDNECISHQMFSSAKDKHIGMSETSQRKQYMQIPRGHEVQSLQPSEVKPQSEHNIHINSFNPDKTSAPQIAEQMTERQFVEVKAKQVMAEHIKSHHTQAEVAKVQQGAQVEQPKAEPSRLILAGQNDSEKDAAERVKSGLIKEERVKQAQAEHIKEIKEEKIKGEQTRQFREKQPELAREEQTKAEQTRVHEVRDEPRNITEEARAEHIKKEQGKQVKAERAETEKLKEEHIKTELAKAEQAWQTRIEEAKTEQATEKWINVAQEVEVTTEQVKKEQTETEQSGTEKVNVKMAGAEKTKTEHVKEQQTEGKEVKTNVAEVEKIQTDHIKAGSFRKAKEVKASVHVNTEQSITETSTTQDAKPEEGKAEWAKQERAKAELIKAETMQEMSAKLTAKLTATQLVKSEPDKVKQVKTELAKAKAELAKIKEKMRGEQKEKGRHAIIIKEDGTAKNDVPLKLNITEKENYPKQDKEVQKHQQEETVIRKGSGQSSRGSDDYEHLREKYGCTNRISTNKNNSSVAGNVLLNDPCEKQVLSPNKVEKVNKEKSTEEHSPTSRFITANQKSIEEVGGFKSSEVSESQPVYNESAKESKLPNANYSLTNVNKRANCDTVSDNTKDNSVEKSEKYTPVKDTEVSQQRDSDWAKPLPHERKPKSAEHNVGASKDQHFMPPKSLSHKERALTKQEILTSKIKAHAEKEISAIKEKGCAIRDGFISKNSSKQLAGSQTVKIRQRPPSQEVSKKHESTMPSNATLKPQMGSLGVQMDRVKSVSPSSSATIPVKSAATTTHNIMSTTECLLQNQKLESKPMQNKEQPLTLNQGEQKADHAEISGKPKDGLKDSSNIKTDIPNKKEEDPADATCVKAASSKPVMTEKAESKEEAYVDLAPSLNIVFGQKKEPAADHSLQIMGIMVTVHERKPTVNTGQGNNNAQNHMNEENNSSDLDKCSPNSCLELTERNKSSNEVIKKNNTQETEDQAKFVRESHPENVQETPLSEAVKNNMKMCQERTHPQQDGSTMNIKPQGETQPETLTEKGTITVPAKNKVPGETQPLHHKEDIKARQGKDHNTDKTLRERTDEEKNPQKVQTAHSNENFTVTTVNTGINNMNDAEMLIKQVAKQALKEDVTNVDNQANISNVDGKTAPLLEENKHDSIVPKMLNTSPSNKLLKNENTHGSHKLQYNDSQIRDNKKEDDNVHIDSIAIRVVLPVTETDNMTIVGKEDGATLPFDGVQANKEKEVTSSSCQEKVITLSTEEQASTERSSSDDKHVLSSVRKLSDSLKFSNQQNSNNATCENTQSENEELEKAKKCEELVGESNEQQADGDYFQVQGITETNNEPQYNSITDRDASEGRGLPGLPPNRTAASNETHNEGKIEAFVFTVDQSKRKTTDSSTVQDEDAKKKHWEAEDKLESKQTDGSRKRWNNNENAEAEQANQIRKQIENHSTVSATERQSSRNSFPARESTFQEKPEVKTKQKGKLSTTPEISAIADYARLKVIVSEDREANTFQEYPPNKKEGFFPLIQTRHSRRPVFTTDPQENSAKEKCLPDKTEMGAKANKVPKVLVFPITDKEHQRTGMFKLGEKERQDTKVKESPEDNAAKYTQHKERNHSPKTQTIQISEAGSQKGCQEDQTVCQPNSHSLQPATSSFVVNDSLHPTMEQMHNRKENLTQQMQDGRFEKHQDKDLGPKTDDERTEKLKEESLETQHGIIIAKQQRTKKQLEEQQAFMSEEIKREEDMKIKHILDESRASLAEEERRATQREEERRAKEREAVAINIKERRDKQREAERRSDEERKVKQKEEDIRAEQREEKVRMKEIEEKKYRRIEEQQTAAQEEQQRKAAQEKQQKRAAQEEQQRKAAQEEQQRRAAHEEQQRRAAHEEQQRKAAQEEQQRRAAHEEQQRRAAHEEQQRKAAQEEQQRRAAHEEQQRIAEEEKQRVAEELKRRAAQEEQQRRAAQEEQQRRAAQEEQQRRAAQEEQQRRAAQEEQQRRAAQEEQQSRAAQEEQQRRASQEEQQRRAAQEELKRRSVHEEQLRIAQEEKQRIVEEQQRRAAQEEQQRKAAQEEQQRRAVQEEQQRRAAQEEQQRRAAQEEQQRRAVHEEQLRIAQEKQRAAEELKRRAAQEEQQRKTTQEKLQRAAEEELQMKVAQREQQRRAVQEIQQRRRAALIEEQRQIEEKILANTEADKKRKPREGDKVMHISEEEMIEQIQIEEQKRLRQKKEEWIRTQKREAEMRAVERVNIIKEEKQANERPKLHENSQEALKNEMRMEKEGMLAQRENNIKANKREEEKLTADSEKVRDTRREQKRAAQVDALQYYAITSTESETKQRERQLCSPSPSQQRNNLSENESTESHGSHTRSYRPHAPASPAPSLPRSNTSSPALGVKPLMFRVKDNTFRGSTSTKSVKPRFYKSFGEDFRVGSPSDRGLEKREEEQEKIRHSAGTPVQHHTSLNRLTAISESSTFQSASSPQDHSAPIPHYRPFSRRSIAMEEDDSRSLISNMSEDVESFATSAADLADIRGLYDNERPESACSFSSDVSRSLGKPPAVPPKSEKALRRAQRLTTRRMKKELSKVGADSLSAVEKDVSTIRSSSATEPTTQLQ comes from the exons ATGACCTCTGTTGAGAAGCGCCGCTCTTGCCGAAAGAGTGGCGGGCATCGAAGGCACAGCGATGGAGGCTCCTCCAGCGGTGGGTCCTTCCTGGATGAGAATGACCGTGAGGTCTGCAGTCTGACAGACAGGGCATTCAGGAGTCTCTGTATCGGCGATGAAGCTGTTTATAATGACTCAGACCTAAGTCTGTCTTCACCCTGCActcagagagacagacagctgGCCTTTAGCCAGAGCGGACAGGACAGAGAGGACGGAGAAAGGGAAGAACTTAAAAGAGCTGCATGTGAGAACTTCAGCCTCAAGGTGCAGCAGTATGGACAGGACTGGAGCCATGGAAGAATGTATGGAGGTGAGATTCACAGAGATCCACAATGGGAGGTTTATGGAGAAAGGACACAGGGGAGGATTTCTGCCACATTCCAGCACTCCGTTGTGGAAACCTCTCAAAAGGAAAAGTCTTTAAAAGAGGAACGGCTCAACTTTCTCAGCAATGGAGCCACAGAGTCGAGTTCACAGCAACGCAAAAGCAACTCCAGAGTTTCCTCTCTCATCAGAGCATTTAATTCTGAGCGACACAGGGATGGAGTAGGGATGGATGACAAAATCAGAGAGTGGAAAGATGACACGAGCTGGGACAAATCAGCTCTAATGAGTATCCAGAGGGAACTTTCTGAATTCTCATCATACCAGCAAAATTTTCACAGTGGTCATTTCCCCTCTTCTGGTCCATTCTCATATGGAGACACCAACCTCCACTCCTTTGGATCTGATGTAGCAGCAGTGTCTCACAGTTCTGCATCTTCTTTTATGAGATCTTCACACAATAAACAGAGCATGTTCACACAGGTCAGCTGCAACTCTAATGTCTTTATACACAGTGAGTTTAGTCCCTTCAAGGTGTGGAGGGACCATAACAGGTTTCCCTTCCAGCAAGGACAAATCTCAGGCTTTATGCACTGTTCTGAGTTTGCTAAATGGTATGAGACACCTATGTACAAGGAGCCTTCACAGATGGGTCAACCACAGGGTCATTATACAGGTATCAGACAGCCAAGGAGTAACTTGGCACCCATGATTTCACCAGCTCTTCCACGTTCCACCTCGACATCTACAGTGCTACAGAACGCTTCAGCTGTGGAGAAACGCTGTGAGTCAGAGTTGGCAGGTCATTACCCTCACAGAAAAAGAAGCCAGAGTGTGGGAACCAACAGGCTTCCGTCCCATCGCCCATCGACTGCATCACCCACAATCGAGATGTCTCGACGTGTGAGGGACACCATCAGCTCTGTCAAAGCCCTCCAGCAGAAAATCAAAATGATGACAGAGCAAAATATTACTACTGAAGTGACAGAAAACCAACAAACAGTACTTTacagaaatgaaaatgtaagtcTTGGCAATAATGCAGTAACGGTGGCACCTAACACTATTGGCAGTAACACAAGCGCCACGCCATTTAACATCAGCCAGCTGCTGACACCTCTGGTTCATGCACATCAAGAAGCTGTTTCTTCTGATCTCCAACATTATGCAACTTCTCCTCAACCTGTAGAGCATCCTCCAGTACGAGCTGAAAGCAGGGGTGCGACTCCCGACATTAGGATGTCCACCTACAAATCCAGAGCCACGAGTCTGCTCTTCAATCtcaaagacaacagaaaacGAGTAAAAAGCACCTACAGTCCTACCAAATTTAAAGCAGCGGAGACacctgagaaaaacaaacagccacCAACACACGAGCCTAGAGATACTGTGATAGATATCCCTGAATTTCCAGATTCAGAAATTCAATTTTCACAGCTACAAGAATCCAGCAGGACAAGTGCTGCTATGAACCAGTATCGCAGCCCAGAACTGTCACTTACAATGTCAAATTCTCAACCTGTAATGGCAACTACAGGCCAATATGCAGAATACTCTTTAAGCGATTACCAGAGAGCTCAGATGCAAGCCCAGATGGTTCATCACTCTGGGTTTACCGGATTTTTACCTGAAAACTACACCGGCAATAAGCTGGCTAATGGACAGAATCTCCATGAAGATTTAGCATCATTTGCTCCCTATAGGCAGGATACTGTGGCTGATGTAGGAACTTTAGGAGGGGCTTTATACACACATAAACCACCTTATTCAGCTACAGAAACACCAAGGCTAAATGCTGACAACAATCAAAGTGGAGAATATTTAATAAGCAAGCCAAACATTGAACAACCTTTTAATGAAACAGTGGGAAGGCTATTCACAAAGGTGGAGAAATGTGAGCAgctcaaacacaacaaacatgatTACAGTAATGTCTCCTTACAGGATAAGTGGAGGCAGACAAACAGCCAAGATACAGAAAAGCTCAGCATGAATGCAACTATCTCTCCATGGAAACAAGAAACAGCTGCTTTAATGGAAAAGACAAGGCAAGAAAGTCACCAGGACAAAAGAGTGCTTCAAACATATTCTGGAtgtaatgagaaaactgatttgAAAGATCATTATTTTAAACAGGATTATAACAAATATAATGACAATGAATGTATAAGCCATCAGATGTTTTCTTCTGCTAAAGACAAACATATAGGCATGAGTgaaacaagtcaaagaaaacaatatatgCAAATTCCAAGGGGACACGAGGTCCAGAGTCTTCAGCCTTCAGAAGTGAAACCACAGTCTGAACATAATATACACATAAATTCATTTAACCCAGACAAAACATCTGCCCCCCAAATAGCAGAGCAGATGACGGAGAGACAGTTTGTTGAGGTCAAGGCTAAACAGGTCATGGCAGAACATATAAAATCCCACCACACCCaggcagaggtggcaaaagttcAGCAGGGGGCTCAAGTGGAGCAGCCTAAAGCAGAACCCTCTAGGTTAATTTTAGCAGGGCAGAATGATTCGGAGAAAGACGCAGCAGAGCGGGTCAAATCAGGACTGATAAAGGAGGAGAGAGTGAAACAAGCCCAAGCAGAACAtattaaagaaattaaagagGAGAAGAtaaaaggagaacaaacaagacaGTTCAGAGAAAAACAACCAGAGCTTGCCAGAGAGGAGCAGACAAAGGCTGAACAAACCAGAGTACACGAGGTAAGAGATGAGCCAAGAAATATTACAGAGGAAGCAAGAGCTGAGCACATTAAAAAGGAGCAGGGTAAGCAGGTCAAAGCGGAACGAGCTGAAACAGAGAAGCTAAAAGAAGAGCACATAAAAACCGAACTGGCAAAAGCCGAGCAGGCTTGGCAGACGAGAATAGAGGAAGCTAAAACTGAACAGGCCACAGAAAAATGGATCAATGTAGCCCAGGAAGTGGAGGTAACCACTGAACAAGTTAAGAAAGAGCAGACAGAAACAGAACAATCTGGCACAGAAAAGGTTAATGTAAAAATGGCTGgggcagaaaaaacaaaaacagagcatGTAAAAGAGCAGCAAACTGAAGGAAAAGAAGTGAAGACAAATGTCGCTGAAGTGGAGAAGATCCAAACAGACCACATTAAAGCTGGGAGTTTCCGAAAAGCAAAGGAAGTAAAAGCTTCAGTTCATGTGAATACAGAGCAGTCTATAACAGAAACAAGCACAACGCAAGATGCCAAACCTGAAGAGGGAAAAGCAGAATGGGCAAAGCAGGAGCGAGCTAAAGCAGAGCTAATAAAAGCAGAAACCATGCAGGAAATGTCAGCTAAACTCACAGCTAAACTAACGGCTACACAACTGGTCAAAAGTGAGCCAgataaagtcaagcaagtcaagACCGAGCTGGCTAAAGCTAAAGCAGAGTTAGccaaaataaaagagaaaatgagaGGTGAGCAAAAAGAGAAAGGCAGACATGCCATCATCATAAAAGAGGATGGCACTGCAAAGAACGATGTTCCTTTAAAGTTAAATATAACTGAAAAAGAGAATTACCCAAAGCAAGATAAGGAAgttcaaaagcatcaacaggaagaaacagttATCAGAAAAGGCAGTGGTCAATCCAGCAGAGGCAGTGATGATTATGAACATCTGAGAGAGAAATATGGCTGTACTAACAGAAtttcaacaaacaaaaacaattcatcAGTGGCAGGGAATGTCTTATTAAATGATCCTTGTGAAAAGCAAGTTTTATCTCCTAATAAAGTTGAGAAAGTAAATAAGGAGAAATCAACAGAAGAACACAGTCCTACAAGCAGATTTATCACAGCTAACCAAAAAAGTATAGAGGAAGTAGGTGGCTTTAAATCCAGTGAAGTCTCTGAAAGTCAGCCTGTTTACAATGAGTCAGCCAAAGAATCCAAATTACCCAATGCCAATTATTCTCTAACTAATGTAAATAAAAGAGCAAATTGTGACACTGTTAGCGATAACACGAAGGACAACAGTGttgaaaaatcagaaaaatacACCCCTGTGAAGGACACTGAGGTTTCACAGCAAAGAGATTCTGATTGGGCCAAACCGCTACCCCATGAAAGGAAACCTAAGTCAGCTGAGCACAATGTAGGCGCAAGTAAAGATCAACATTTTATGCCTCCCAAATCCCTGTCTCATAAAGAAAGAGCTTTGACCAAGCAAGAGATTCTGACTTCCAAGATAAAAGCTCATGCTGAAAAGGAAATTTCAGCAATTAAAGAAAAGGGCTGTGCTATACGAGATGGATTCATATCCAAAAATTCTTCCAAGCAATTAGCCGGTAGTCAGACAGTTAAGATACGACAGAGGCCGCCATCACAGGAGGTGTCTAAAAAGCATGAAAGTACAATGCCCAGTAATGCAACACTGAAACCTCAGATGGGATCTTTAGGAGTACAGATGGACCGTGTCAAGTCTGTTTCACCTTCAAGCTCTGCTACTATACCAGTTAAATCTGCAGCAACCACCACTCATAATATCATGAGCACAACTGAATGCTTGCTACAAAATCAAAAGCTGGAGTCCAAACCAATGCAAAATAAAGAGCAGCCACTCACACTCAACCAAGGAGAACAGAAAGCAGATCATGCAGAAATATCTGGAAAACCAAAAGATGGACTTAAAGACTcttcaaatataaaaactgacaTTCCCAACAAAAAGGAAGAAGATCCTGCAGACGCCACCTGTGTCAAAGCTGCAAGCTCCAAACCTGTGATGacagaaaaggctgaaagtaaAGAAGAAGCTTATGTAGATTTAGCACCTTCACTAAACATTGTCTTTGGTCAGAAAAAAGAACCTGCAGCTGATCATAGCTTGCAGATTATGGGAATAATGGTAACTGTACATGAAAGAAAGCCAACTGTGAACACTGGTCAAGGGAATAACAATGCTCAAAATCATATGAATGAAGAGAACAACAGTTCAGACCTGGATAAGTGTTCTCCCAACTCATGTCTAGAattaactgaaagaaataaaTCATCAAATGAGGtcataaagaaaaataacacacaggaaacagaagatCAGGCTAAATTTGTTAGAGAAAGTCATCCTGAAAATGTGCAAGAAACACCACTCTCAGAAGCAGTAAAGAACAATATGAAGATGTGTCAGGAAAGGACACATCCTCAGCAGGATGGTTCTACTATGAATATAAAACCTCAGGGGGAAACACAGCCAGAAACCTTGACCGAAAAAGGTACCATCACTGTACCCGCTAAAAATAAAGTGCCAGGTGAAACTCAACCCCTTCACCACAAAGAGGACATAAAAGCAAGACAAGGAAAGGATCACAACACAGATAAAACGCTAAGAGAGAGGACAGATGAAGagaaaaatccacaaaaagtgCAAACAGCTCATAGCAATGAGAATtttactgtcacaacagtgaaCACTGGAATCAACAACATGAATGATGCTGAAATGCTGATAAAACAGGTCGCCAAGCAGGCTCTGAAAGAAGATGTGACAAATGTGGACAATCAGGCCAACATCAGCAATGTAGATGGCAAAACAGCACCATTACTTGAGGAAAACAAACATGACTCTATAGTTCCAAAAATGTTAAACACCAGTCCTTCCAACAagttattaaaaaatgaaaacacgcATGGATCACACAAACTTCAATATAATGACAGCCAAATCAGGGATAATAAAAAAGAGGACGATAACGTGCACATTGACAGCATTGCCATCAGAGTTGTACTACCAGTAACTGAGACGGATAACATGACGATAGTTGGAAAAGAAGATGGTGCAACTTTGCCATTTGATGGAGTGCAAGCTAATAAAGAGAAAGAAGTTACATCATCTAGTTGCCAAGAAAAAGTTATCACTTTAAGCACAGAAGAACAAGCAAGCACTGAGAGATCTAGTTCTGATGACAAACATGTGCTGTCCAGTGTTAGAAAACTGTCTGATTCGCTGAAATTTAGCAATCAACAGAATAGCAACAATGCAACATGCGAGAATACTCAATCTGAGAATGAAGAGCttgaaaaagcaaagaaatgtgAGGAACTGGTGGGTGAATCAAATGAACAACAAGCAGATGGAGACTACTTTCAAGTACAAGGGATAACAGAAACCAATAATGAGCCACAGTACAATAGCATAACTGATAGAGATGCATCAGAGGGAAGGGGACTTCCAGGGTTACCACCAAACAGAACAGCTGCCAGCAATGAAACACACAATGAAGGAAAGATTGAAgcctttgtgttcactgtggatcaaagtaaaagaaaaacaaccgaTTCAAGTACAGTTCAAGATGAAGacgctaaaaagaaacattggGAAGCAGAAGATAAGCTAGAATCAAAACAGACAGACGGCTCTAGGAAGAGAtggaataataatgaaaatgctGAGGCAGAACAAGCTAATCAGATTAGAAAACAAATTGAGAACCACTCCACTGTATCGGCAACTGAAAGACAAAGTTCAAGAAATTCATTCCCAGCAAGGGAGAGCACATTTCAAGAAAAACctgaagttaaaacaaaacaaaaaggaaagctATCCACAACACCTGAGATATCAGCAATTGCAGACTATGCAAGGTTAAAAGTAATTGTTTCAGAGGACAGAGAAGCAAATACTTTTCAGGAATACCCACCCAACAAAAAGGAAGGATTCTTTCCACTAATACAGACCCGTCATAGCAGACGTCCTGTGTTTACTACTGACCCACAAGAGAACTCTGCAAAAGAGAAATGTTTGCCAGATAAGACAGAAATGGGTGCTAAGGCGAATAAAGTACCCAAAGTACTAGTATTTCCCATCACAGACAAAGAGCATCAAAGAACAGGGATGTTCAAActgggagaaaaagaaagacaagatACTAAAGTGAAGGAAAGCCCGGAAGACAATGCAGCAAAATACACCCAACACAAAGAAAGGAACCATTCACCAAAAACTCAGACAATACAAATATCTGAAGCTGGCTCCCAAAAGGGATGCCAAGAAGATCAAACTGTTTGTCAGCCAAACAGTCATTCTTTGCAACCAGCAACATCATCTTTTGTAGTTAACGACTCTCTACATCCAACCATGGAGCAAATGCACAACAGGAAAGAAAATTTGACCCAACAAATGCAAGATGGGAGATTTGAAAAACATCAAGATAAAGACCTGGGGCCTAAGACTGACGATGAGAGGacagaaaaactaaaagaaGAAAGTCTTGAAACTCAGCATGGAATAATCATAGCAAAGCAGCAGCGTACGAAAAAACAATTAGAAGAACAGCAAGCATTCATGTCTGAAGAgataaaaagagaagaagacatGAAAATAAAGCACATATTGGATGAGAGTAGAGCTTCTCTGGCtgaagaagagaggagagcCACTCAGagggaagaggagaggagagcaaaAGAGCGTGAGGCCGTAGCTATTAACATCAAGGAGAGGCGAGATaagcagagggaagcagagaGAAGATCagatgaagaaagaaaagtcaAACAGAAAGAAGAGGATATTAGAGCagaacaaagagaagaaaaagtgaGAATGAAAGAAATTGAGGAAAAGAAGTACAGAAGAATAGAGGAGCAACAGACAGCTGCACAAGAAGAGCAACAGAGGAAAGCTGCAcaagaaaagcagcaaaaaagAGCTGCACAAgaagaacaacaaagaaaagctgCACAAGAAGAGCAACAAAGAAGAGCTGCGCATGAAGAGCAACAAAGAAGAGCTGCGCATGAAGAGCAACAAAGAAAAGCTGCACAAGAAGAGCAACAAAGAAGAGCTGCGCATGAAGAGCAACAAAGAAGAGCTGCGCATGAAGAGCAACAAAGAAAAGCTGCACAAGAAGAGCAACAAAGAAGAGCTGCGCATGAAGAGCAACAAAGAatagcagaagaagaaaaacagagggttGCAGAAGAACTGAAAAGAAGAGCTGCACAAGAAGAGCAACAAAGGAGAGCTGCACAAGAAGAGCAGCAGAGAAGAGCTGCACAAGAAGAGCAACAAAGGAGAGCTGCACAAGAAGAGCAACAGAGAAGAGCTGCACAAGAAGAGCAACAAAGGAGAGCTGCACAAGAAGAACAACAGAGCAGAGCTGCACAAGAAGAGCAACAAAGGAGAGCTTCACaagaagaacaacaaaggaGAGCTGCGCAAGAAGAGCTAAAGAGAAGATCTGTGCATGAAGAgcaactaagaatagcacaagaagaaaaacagaggatTGTAGAAGAACAACAAAGGAGAGCTGCACAAGAAGAGCAACAAAGGAAAGCTGCACAAGAAGAGCAGCAGAGAAGAGCTGTACAAGAAGAGCAACAAAGAAGAGCTGCACaagaagaacaacaaaggaGAGCTGCACAAGAAGAGCAACAAAgaagagctgtgcatgaagagCAACTGAGAATAGcacaagaaaaacagagggcTGCTGAAGAACTGAAAAGAAGAGCTGCACAAGAAGAACAACAGAGGAAAACTACACAAGAAAAGCTACAGAGAGCTGCAGAAGAAGAGCTACAGATGAAAGTCGCTCAAAGAGAGCAACAAAGGAGAGCAGTTCAAGAGATTCAACAGAGGAGGAGAGCAGCTTTGATTGAGGAACAACGACAGATTGAGGAGAAGATACTTGCCAATACCGAGGcagacaagaaaagaaaaccaagaGAAGGAGATAAAGTTATGCATATTTCAGAAGAGGAAATGATCGAACAGATACAAATAGAAGAGCAAAAGAGACTAAGGCAGAAAAAGGAAGAATGGATCAGAACTCAAAAAAGGGAGGCAGAAATGAGAGCTGTAGAAAGAGTAAACATCATAAAGGAAGAAAAGCAAGCCAACGAGAGGCCTAAACTTCATGAAAACAGCCAAGAAGCACTGAAAAATGAGATGAGAATGGAAAAAGAAGGCATGCTAGCTCAAAGAGAGAATAACATCAAGGCTAacaagagagaagaagaaaagttaACAGCTGACagtgagaaggtgagagatacTCGgagagagcaaaaaagagcagcACAGGTGGATGCTCTCCAGTACTATGCCATCACTTCAACAGAATCAGagacaaaacaaagagaaaggcAACTATGCTCCCCTTCACCCTCCCAACAAAGAAACAATCTATCAGAAAATGAGTCAACTGAGTCCCATGGGTCCCACACGAGATCTTATAGACCCCATGCCCCTGCATCTCCAGCTCCATCTCTGCCCCGATCCAACACTTCCTCACCTGCTCTAGGAGTCAAGCCCTTAATGTTCAGAGTAAAGGACAACACTTTCAGAGGTTCCACTTCCACCAAATCGGTTAAGCCACGATTCTATAAGAGCTTTGGAGAAGATTTCCGGGTGGGTTCACCCAGTGACAGGGGATTAGAGAAAAGAGAGGAAGAACAGGAGAAAATAAGACACAGTGCTGGAACTCCTGTCCAGCATCACACAAGTTTAAATAGACTCACTGCTATCAGTGAATCTTCAACTTTCCAGTCAGCATCTTCACCACAGGATCACTCAGCCCCTATCCCTCATTATAGGCCCTTTTCCAGGAGAAGCATTGCTATGGAGGAAGATGACTCACGCTCTCTTATCAGCAATATGTCTGAAGATGTGGAAAGTTTTGCCACCAGTGCAGCAGACCTGGCAGACATACGAGGTCTTTATGACAACGAAAGACCAGAATCAGCATGTAGCTTCAGCAGTGATGTGTCCCGTTCTTTGGGCAAGCCTCCAGCTGTTCCCCCAAAGAGCGAGAAAGCCCTACGGAGGGCTCAAAGGCTAACTACCCGGAGAATGAAGAAAGAGTTGTCCAAAGTTGGCGCAGACAGCCTTTCTGCAGTTGAGAAAGATGTCTCCACTATTCGTTCCTCTTCAGCTACTGAG CCAACCACCCAGCTCCAGTGA